A window from Phaeocystidibacter marisrubri encodes these proteins:
- a CDS encoding efflux RND transporter permease subunit, whose product MLNKIIDYFLRNKLVTTLFLVGLIIWGIATAPFAWNVPVIPSDPVPVDAIPDIGENQQIVFTKWPGRSPQDIEDQISYPLTTYLLGIPGVKTIRSNSMFGFSSIYIIFEEDVEFYWSRSRILEKLNSMPNGLLPSGITPSLGPDATALGQVYWYTLEGRDTSGQVTGGWGLDELRSVQDFYVKYALSAVDGVSEVASIGGFVKEYQVDVDPDALQSYDITLTDVVNAVRNSNIDVGAQTIEVNKVEYMVRGLGYIESLEDLELAVVAETDNTPIYLKDVAHVTHGPATRRGILDKGGAEVVGGVVIARYGANPMHVINGIKEKVEAISSGLPSKELIDGNMSQLSVVPFYDRSELIDETLGTLEEALSLEILITILVVLLMVYHLRASMLISLLLPIAVLFTFIAMSRFGVDANIVALSGIAIAIGTMVDLGIILTENVLVHVNEGSEKPLIDRISKGVSEVSGAIVTAVSTTVVSFIPVFAMENAEGKLFGPLAYTKTFALISALLVSLFFLPMLAHLFLSRVKSKAMALTLTILTILAGIILLSVGHNLVGLGLVLMGVIDVLKSRMKQEPSFNRYLQYGWDHSTILIAVVIVTWILSNYWMPLGPMVGEVVNFIFVSVLVGLVLTVFSLLRWKYEVILNWCLDHKWTFLSIPAFFILLALNIWLGFSSVFGFIPRVLETMDVNVKQTKVWSALAHTFPGIGQEFMPSLDEGAFLLMPTSMPHSGVEYNREIVGQLDMRIAAIPEINQVVGKAGRVESAIDPAPISMFENIITYKSEYATDSDGHRIRFRTEGNRFVLVDSTSIRIDSAAYRGLDPSVLLPDEDGQFYRQWRSEIQSPDDIWNEIVEASRIPGVTSSPKLQPIETRLVMLQTGMRAPMGIKIYGDDLEVMESFGQALEVQLKKVPGVKAEAVFADRIVGKPYLEIDIDRVAIAQYGLTVKAVQDVIEIAIGGIPLNSSVEGRERYNIRVRYPRERRDSPESIGDILVPTPSGAQIPLAQLAHLEYVKGPQSIKSEDTFLVGYVLFDKSDGYSEVEVVNNAQTFLKDRIESGELSVPQGVRYEFSGSYENQVRAQKRLSFIVPMVLVLVFLILYFQFKSASTSAMVFSGIALAFSGAFVVLWLFGQSWFMNFDIMGQSFRSIFGIQTINLSVAVWVGFIALFGIATDDGVLMATYLDDSFKLNKPKSRDEVRQTVIEGGLKRIRPAVMTSATTVIALLPILSSSGRGADVMIPMAIPAVGGMLMASITFFIVPVLYAMREERRIRKNAKS is encoded by the coding sequence ATGCTCAATAAAATCATAGACTATTTTTTGAGGAACAAGCTAGTAACAACCTTGTTTCTCGTTGGTTTGATTATTTGGGGGATCGCAACCGCTCCATTTGCTTGGAATGTTCCCGTTATCCCATCAGACCCTGTTCCTGTGGATGCTATTCCAGACATCGGGGAAAACCAACAGATTGTATTTACGAAATGGCCAGGGAGATCTCCACAGGATATAGAAGACCAAATCTCTTATCCCCTCACCACGTATTTGTTGGGGATACCTGGAGTTAAGACGATCCGCAGTAATTCGATGTTCGGCTTCTCGAGCATCTATATCATTTTTGAAGAAGACGTTGAATTTTACTGGTCGCGTTCGCGAATCCTAGAAAAACTCAATTCCATGCCGAATGGATTGCTCCCTTCGGGTATCACTCCATCTCTTGGCCCAGATGCCACAGCTCTAGGGCAGGTGTATTGGTACACCCTTGAAGGACGAGATACCAGTGGTCAGGTTACAGGCGGATGGGGACTAGATGAACTCCGCAGTGTGCAGGATTTTTACGTGAAATATGCCTTAAGTGCCGTAGATGGGGTGTCTGAGGTAGCCTCCATTGGTGGTTTCGTAAAAGAGTATCAAGTAGATGTTGATCCCGATGCTCTTCAGAGTTATGACATCACACTCACCGATGTGGTCAATGCCGTACGGAATTCGAATATTGATGTTGGCGCACAGACCATAGAGGTGAATAAGGTGGAGTATATGGTGCGTGGACTCGGCTACATCGAATCACTAGAAGATTTGGAGTTGGCTGTGGTGGCTGAAACCGATAATACACCGATCTACTTGAAGGATGTGGCCCATGTTACACATGGCCCTGCCACGCGTAGAGGAATCCTCGACAAAGGCGGAGCTGAAGTGGTAGGTGGTGTGGTGATTGCCCGATACGGTGCGAATCCTATGCACGTGATCAACGGGATTAAGGAGAAAGTTGAAGCGATTTCTAGCGGTTTGCCTTCCAAGGAGTTGATCGACGGAAACATGAGTCAGTTGTCCGTTGTTCCCTTCTACGATCGCTCCGAATTGATTGATGAAACACTTGGCACTCTTGAAGAGGCACTGTCGCTCGAAATTCTGATCACTATTCTGGTCGTTTTGCTCATGGTGTATCATCTCAGAGCTTCCATGCTGATTTCACTCCTGTTGCCCATTGCGGTGCTATTCACGTTCATCGCCATGAGCCGCTTTGGGGTAGACGCCAACATTGTAGCCTTGTCGGGAATTGCTATCGCGATTGGCACCATGGTCGACTTGGGAATTATCCTCACGGAAAACGTTCTGGTTCATGTGAACGAAGGTTCGGAAAAGCCACTAATCGACCGGATTTCAAAAGGCGTTTCCGAAGTGTCAGGGGCCATCGTTACTGCTGTAAGCACAACGGTTGTGAGCTTTATTCCGGTATTTGCAATGGAGAATGCAGAGGGGAAGTTATTCGGGCCATTGGCTTACACCAAGACGTTTGCCTTGATTTCTGCACTGCTGGTTTCCCTGTTCTTCCTCCCCATGCTTGCTCACTTGTTCCTCTCCAGAGTGAAGAGCAAGGCCATGGCGTTAACCTTGACTATTCTGACCATTTTGGCCGGGATCATTCTGCTGAGTGTTGGACACAACCTTGTTGGATTGGGGTTGGTGCTCATGGGAGTTATTGATGTGTTGAAATCCAGAATGAAACAGGAGCCATCCTTCAACCGCTATCTACAGTATGGCTGGGATCACTCTACCATCCTCATTGCCGTTGTTATCGTGACGTGGATCTTATCCAATTACTGGATGCCGTTAGGACCCATGGTGGGAGAAGTCGTTAACTTCATCTTCGTAAGCGTATTGGTAGGACTGGTATTAACCGTCTTCTCTCTGCTTCGTTGGAAATATGAAGTTATCCTGAATTGGTGTTTGGACCACAAGTGGACTTTTCTATCCATTCCCGCCTTTTTTATCCTGTTGGCTCTGAATATTTGGTTGGGTTTCTCGTCTGTATTTGGATTCATTCCAAGGGTATTAGAGACCATGGATGTGAATGTAAAGCAGACAAAAGTTTGGTCGGCTTTAGCTCACACATTCCCAGGCATTGGGCAAGAGTTTATGCCATCGTTGGATGAGGGAGCCTTTCTTTTAATGCCTACTTCAATGCCACATTCCGGCGTGGAATACAACCGTGAAATTGTGGGGCAACTCGATATGCGAATTGCGGCTATTCCTGAAATCAATCAAGTGGTGGGCAAAGCCGGACGTGTGGAATCTGCTATCGACCCTGCGCCTATTTCCATGTTTGAAAACATCATCACCTACAAGTCGGAGTATGCAACGGATTCCGATGGTCACCGGATAAGGTTTCGAACCGAAGGGAATCGATTTGTTCTGGTTGACTCAACCTCTATCCGAATCGATTCGGCCGCTTACCGCGGATTGGATCCATCCGTGTTGCTCCCCGATGAAGATGGACAGTTCTATCGTCAATGGCGCTCGGAGATTCAATCTCCAGATGATATCTGGAATGAGATTGTGGAGGCCTCCAGAATACCAGGTGTGACTTCCTCTCCTAAACTTCAGCCTATAGAAACTCGATTGGTGATGCTGCAAACTGGAATGCGAGCACCTATGGGCATCAAAATCTATGGAGATGATCTGGAAGTGATGGAATCCTTTGGTCAGGCATTAGAAGTTCAATTGAAGAAAGTGCCCGGCGTTAAAGCAGAGGCTGTATTTGCCGATCGAATTGTGGGCAAGCCGTATTTGGAAATCGATATTGACCGTGTGGCTATTGCACAATACGGGCTGACTGTGAAAGCCGTTCAAGATGTGATCGAAATTGCCATTGGAGGAATTCCATTGAATTCTTCTGTAGAAGGTCGAGAACGCTACAATATTCGAGTTCGTTATCCTCGGGAAAGACGAGATTCCCCAGAATCCATAGGAGATATTTTAGTTCCTACCCCATCGGGGGCTCAAATTCCACTGGCCCAATTGGCCCATCTCGAATATGTAAAAGGACCACAGTCCATCAAGAGCGAGGACACCTTTCTAGTGGGATATGTCTTGTTTGATAAGAGTGATGGCTACTCGGAAGTTGAAGTCGTCAATAATGCCCAAACCTTTTTGAAAGACCGCATTGAATCTGGAGAATTGAGCGTTCCACAGGGAGTTCGCTACGAGTTTTCGGGTTCATATGAGAATCAGGTGAGAGCCCAAAAACGATTGTCTTTTATCGTTCCAATGGTGCTTGTATTGGTGTTCCTCATCCTTTACTTCCAATTCAAGAGTGCCTCTACGTCCGCCATGGTTTTCTCTGGAATTGCCTTGGCCTTTAGTGGGGCATTTGTAGTCCTGTGGCTATTCGGTCAGTCTTGGTTTATGAATTTTGATATCATGGGTCAGTCCTTTCGATCCATCTTTGGAATTCAAACCATCAATCTGAGTGTTGCGGTGTGGGTGGGCTTTATCGCGCTATTCGGCATTGCAACGGATGATGGAGTTTTGATGGCTACCTATTTGGATGATAGTTTCAAACTCAATAAACCGAAGAGCCGAGACGAGGTTCGACAAACCGTTATTGAAGGAGGACTCAAGAGAATCCGACCAGCCGTAATGACTTCGGCAACCACGGTGATTGCCCTGCTTCCCATTCTTTCATCTTCGGGGAGAGGTGCCGACGTTATGATTCCAATGGCGATTCCGGCCGTTGGAGGTATGTTGATGGCATCCATTACGTTTTTCATCGTACCCGTATTGTACGCCATGAGAGAGGAACGAAGAATCAGAAAAAACGCAAAATCATGA
- a CDS encoding response regulator: MIFCRNINKAIFEKSRLFQICIVDDCPIQSSYLKFLLKKLTKVEIVVYNDPKGWLRDVEELSNTLTFLDKNMPKVDGDELCALARAKNPDIGWIISYSTCVRKGSKRELYRMGYNGSLSKPARINDVNRILLRLGSV; encoded by the coding sequence ATGATATTCTGTAGAAATATAAATAAGGCAATTTTCGAGAAGTCTCGTCTATTCCAAATTTGTATTGTAGACGATTGTCCCATTCAATCCAGCTATTTAAAGTTTTTGTTGAAAAAACTAACAAAGGTTGAGATAGTGGTCTATAATGATCCTAAAGGATGGTTGAGGGATGTGGAGGAACTTTCGAATACGTTGACTTTCCTAGATAAGAATATGCCCAAGGTAGATGGAGATGAACTGTGTGCGCTGGCTCGTGCAAAGAATCCCGATATCGGATGGATCATATCGTATTCCACATGCGTTCGAAAGGGATCGAAGAGGGAGTTGTATAGGATGGGATATAACGGATCGCTTTCGAAGCCAGCTCGAATTAATGACGTGAATAGGATATTGCTAAGGTTAGGGTCCGTATGA
- a CDS encoding TolC family protein encodes MRTVFLSLLGLFAVGLNAQDLDSLKIEALQNNPSVLSSYQLFEAEMERVAQVNALPDPQLSVGVFIRPIETRVGSQVAKVSISQMFPWFGTLSARGDAAALQAEAAYEVFLNRKMIVVRSLESSYFDWLEWKESLEILEDDLSLLHRILSTAEIRAEAGQASLSDVLRLQIRVGDVQSKLLQLKNKESVLLANIRSQLNRADSIPLVMDASPIESFDATFQWPSDTVLANHPRVSRFLSLRNSEAYREEAARKSGYPSIGIGLDYMAISPRSDMSVPNNGRDAIMPMVTVSLPIFRSKYNSSIREAEWRQSAYESQSQKEINDLRNEWAEVKFEWLYNLEEVRRLKSNVEKATSTLRLLEAAYETDGADFNGVIEVEEILLRYRLEALSAKVNLLKNKSQLDYLLGRNIER; translated from the coding sequence ATGAGAACAGTATTCTTGTCCCTTCTAGGCTTATTCGCTGTTGGATTGAATGCACAAGATCTAGACAGTTTGAAAATAGAGGCCCTTCAGAATAACCCTTCTGTTTTATCCTCTTATCAACTCTTTGAAGCTGAAATGGAACGTGTGGCACAAGTGAATGCACTGCCTGATCCTCAGCTTTCGGTTGGCGTATTTATTCGTCCCATAGAAACCCGCGTGGGTTCTCAAGTGGCCAAAGTTTCCATTTCACAGATGTTCCCATGGTTTGGAACACTAAGTGCCCGTGGAGATGCTGCCGCTTTGCAAGCAGAGGCTGCCTATGAAGTGTTTCTGAATCGTAAAATGATAGTGGTTAGGAGTTTGGAATCTTCTTATTTCGATTGGTTGGAGTGGAAAGAGTCCCTAGAGATTTTGGAAGATGATCTGTCTTTGCTTCATCGCATTTTGAGTACAGCCGAAATTCGTGCCGAGGCAGGACAAGCCAGTTTGTCTGATGTACTTCGACTCCAAATTAGAGTAGGCGATGTGCAATCGAAACTTCTGCAATTGAAGAACAAGGAATCGGTGCTACTTGCCAATATTCGATCTCAATTAAATCGAGCCGATTCCATCCCTCTAGTGATGGACGCTTCACCTATTGAGTCCTTTGATGCCACTTTTCAATGGCCGTCTGATACTGTTTTGGCCAATCACCCTAGGGTAAGCCGATTTTTGTCGCTCAGAAATAGCGAAGCCTATAGAGAAGAAGCCGCTCGGAAGTCCGGGTATCCAAGCATTGGTATAGGGCTGGATTACATGGCCATTAGTCCGAGGTCAGACATGTCCGTTCCCAATAATGGGAGAGATGCCATTATGCCTATGGTTACTGTTTCACTTCCCATCTTCCGATCGAAATACAACTCCAGTATTCGAGAGGCAGAATGGAGGCAATCGGCCTATGAAAGTCAGAGTCAGAAGGAGATCAATGACCTCCGGAACGAATGGGCAGAGGTCAAATTTGAGTGGCTTTACAATCTCGAAGAAGTGAGACGATTGAAGAGCAATGTGGAGAAGGCCACGTCAACCCTTCGCTTATTGGAAGCCGCTTATGAAACCGACGGAGCAGATTTCAATGGGGTGATAGAGGTGGAGGAAATCTTACTTCGTTACCGACTTGAAGCATTGTCGGCAAAGGTGAATTTACTGAAGAACAAATCCCAACTGGATTACTTGTTGGGCCGAAATATTGAAAGATGA
- a CDS encoding efflux RND transporter periplasmic adaptor subunit: protein MKKKQIIGLIIVALCAGAIGWMVKPQSEEHHHHTEEASEAEIWTCSMHPQIRSNEPGDCPICGMELIPLEEENSAIDASEISLTENARKLANVQTEVVGRTDAMNEIRLSGKVKPDERLVQSQTAHFPGRIESLTVDFTGAYVDKGQVIARIYSPDLLVAQRELQEAARMKETQPHLYEGAKRKLQNWTIPTHQIEAMEKGTIDMNSFPVLANNSGYVTALNVAQGDYVNRGAVLYEITGLDKVWISLDVYENQLGSVSKGDKVTYTVRSQPGMEYTGVIDYLDPVLQGSRRTLEARVVHNNRNGELKPEMIVSAVVESDAVSSEISVPSSAVLWTGERSVVYVENPTNTGVYQLRNVELGQQLGRRYQVIDGLKAGEKVVVNGTFTVDAAAQLASKPSMMSSGEDAKLEVKSSTQDKLRELLSAYLDWQTALHRDDLPMARMAFRTFKDRAGELNMNDFEGAAHRAFMEVSSGLKVSGESETIAMEEMRTQFYSASMAMIQLTEKIEYETGSLYKLHCPMAHSDNGADWMSADPEVLNPYFGSSMLKCGEVVTQF from the coding sequence ATGAAAAAGAAGCAAATTATTGGATTGATCATCGTAGCCCTTTGTGCAGGCGCAATTGGCTGGATGGTCAAACCACAAAGCGAGGAGCACCACCATCACACAGAAGAAGCGAGTGAAGCTGAAATCTGGACGTGTTCCATGCACCCTCAAATCAGGAGTAATGAACCGGGTGATTGTCCCATTTGTGGAATGGAGCTCATTCCACTCGAAGAGGAAAACAGTGCCATTGACGCCAGTGAAATCTCACTTACTGAAAATGCCCGAAAGTTGGCCAATGTTCAGACCGAAGTGGTGGGTCGCACGGATGCGATGAATGAAATCCGACTCAGTGGAAAAGTGAAGCCCGATGAGCGCTTGGTGCAATCTCAAACTGCACATTTTCCGGGGCGAATAGAATCACTGACTGTTGATTTTACAGGTGCTTATGTAGACAAGGGTCAGGTGATTGCGCGAATTTATAGTCCCGATTTATTAGTGGCGCAGCGAGAGCTTCAAGAGGCCGCTCGTATGAAAGAAACGCAACCCCATCTGTATGAAGGAGCGAAGCGGAAGTTACAGAACTGGACCATTCCCACTCATCAAATTGAGGCGATGGAGAAAGGTACCATTGACATGAATTCTTTTCCAGTTTTAGCCAACAATTCAGGGTATGTGACGGCATTGAATGTAGCCCAGGGAGATTACGTCAATCGCGGAGCTGTATTGTATGAAATCACGGGTTTAGACAAAGTGTGGATATCATTGGATGTTTATGAAAATCAACTCGGTTCAGTGTCAAAAGGCGATAAAGTAACCTACACCGTACGCAGCCAGCCGGGAATGGAATACACGGGTGTGATTGACTACTTGGATCCCGTGCTTCAAGGCTCCCGCAGAACCCTGGAAGCGCGTGTGGTTCACAACAATCGTAACGGCGAACTCAAACCGGAAATGATTGTATCCGCAGTGGTGGAATCCGATGCTGTTTCCTCAGAGATTTCCGTTCCTTCTAGTGCGGTTTTATGGACGGGTGAAAGATCGGTTGTGTATGTAGAAAACCCTACGAATACGGGGGTTTATCAATTGAGGAATGTAGAATTAGGACAACAATTGGGACGTCGTTATCAAGTGATTGACGGATTAAAAGCTGGCGAGAAAGTCGTTGTAAACGGTACATTCACTGTAGACGCTGCCGCCCAATTGGCCTCGAAGCCCAGCATGATGTCCAGTGGGGAAGACGCCAAGCTCGAAGTAAAGTCTTCTACGCAAGACAAGCTACGCGAGTTGCTATCGGCCTATCTCGATTGGCAAACCGCCTTACATCGCGACGATCTGCCGATGGCTCGAATGGCCTTTCGTACGTTCAAAGATCGCGCGGGTGAGCTCAATATGAACGACTTTGAAGGAGCGGCTCACCGTGCGTTTATGGAAGTGTCGTCTGGATTGAAAGTATCGGGCGAAAGTGAGACCATAGCTATGGAAGAGATGCGGACTCAGTTTTATTCGGCATCCATGGCTATGATTCAATTGACTGAAAAAATCGAGTATGAAACCGGAAGCTTATACAAACTCCATTGTCCGATGGCTCATTCTGATAATGGAGCAGATTGGATGAGTGCGGATCCAGAAGTCCTCAATCCCTATTTTGGGTCGAGCATGCTCAAATGTGGTGAGGTGGTAACGCAATTTTGA